From Bdellovibrio sp. KM01:
AATACCTTCCAGGTATGGAAGAGATTTTTGAAAATTACAATTTGCCAGTGGAGTTAACACGTATTCCATTCGTGGAAAGCTCGTTCAACAAACACGCTAAATCTAAAGTGGGCGCATCAGGCATCTGGCAATTCATGGGTGGCACTGGCCGTAAATTCATGGTTGTGACTGACAATATCGACGAAAGACACTCTCCGTTTAAAGCTACAGTCGCTGCGGCCCAATTGCTTAAAGAAAACCACATGATCCTAAAGCGCTCTTGGCCTTTGGCAATCACAGCGTGGAACCACGGCCCTCCAGGTATTCGTAAAGGTATGGCAAAAGCTAAATCTCAAGATTTGGGTGAGATTATCGCTAAATACAGAACAAAATCTTTCGACTTTGCCTCTTCAAATTTCTATTCAGAATTTTTGGGAGCTTTGTTCGCCGAGAAGTACCACGAAGAAGCATTCAAAGACTTGAATTACTCTGAAAAGTTGAATCTGCACACAGTGAAACTTTCCAGAAGCATCAATGCGAAAGAACTTTTGCGCAGAAGTAAATTGTCTGAAGATAACTTTATGCTTTTCAATCCGGATCTTAAAAAAGCCGTGCGCGTGAATGCACAAGTTCCATCTGGATTTACTTTGATGTTGGATGACGATGCTCGTGATCAGCTTAAGGGAATTGTTGCAAAAGCAACTTTGGGTAAAAAACGTAAGGTTCCTAAAAGCACAACCGCATCAAGCGAAGTTTCCTTAAGCGAACCAGTAGCTCGCGATCTTTAATCGCAAGCCTCCCATAAAATTTCTAAATATCATTCGGTCCAACCAGAGAAATAATCTCTGGTTGCGAAAAGATCTTCTGAGCCAATTTCTGAATATCTTCAGGTGTAATTGCGAAATACTTATCTGCGACATCCAGGCTTTCACGATAGTCCAAACCATAAATGTCATCAAATAGAATCGCATTGCAGATCGTGCCTTTACGTTGCAATTCAATGTCATGACGACCAATCAAATAGCGTTGTGCCCGAGTCAGTTCTTCCTCGCCAACTTTAACATCAGCAAGCTTGTTGAATTCCGCTTTTAACATCTGAATAGATTTCTGGGCCTTCTCCGGAGAACAGCCAATGTATCCGCCAAAGTATCCGCCTTCAATTCCTTCCATGTGCATTGGTGAAACTGAATAGGCCAAAGAATTCTTATCACGAAGCTCCAGGAACAAGCGACCACCTTGGCCACTTAGGATCGACTGAATAATTTCAAGGGTGTATCTTTCAGGACTTTTCAAAGTAAGGCCCTGATATCCCACGATGATGTGGCTTTGCTCTTTTTTTAACTCATGAAATACGTGGCGGTTCTGAGTCACTTTGGTGATGGGGAAATGATTTTCAATTTTCTTCCCAGCCGGTAAAGCCGCCGTCACTTCTTCAAAAGTTTTCACCCATTTTTTAGCATCGACATCACCCACCACGCATAAAGTAAGATTTTTGGCATGAGCAACGTCGTTATAGTATTTACGAAGCGAAGCCTGGCTGATGGAAGAGATCGATTTATCGTCCCCTAACAAATCACGTGAATACGGATGATTTTTAAAAACTTCTTTCATGAAATTCATCACGCAGATTTGTGATGGATTGTCATTGCGAGATTTCACCTGATTCTTTTGAACCACTTTTTCACGTTCCAAAATCGCTTCGGGGAATTGTGGGTTTAACAATGAGTCCGTATAGATCTCAAGCATCTTGTCTTCGAATGGGGAAAGATAGTCCATCGACATACCGACGGAATTTCTGCCACCAAATGCACCAATCCCTGCCGCAAGTTCATCCACGCGGTGATTGATTTCGTCCTCAGTAAATTTCTTAGATCCTGAAAGCCAGTTTCTAGAAAATAGCTCCGTCAAACCGTTGGTAGTGCCGTCTTCGATGCGGGCACCACCCAAGAAAGCCCCCTTCATGGATACGTAAGGAGTGTCTTTTTGCTCGCGAATCAAAAGCGTTGCGCCCGATTTCAAAGTAATTCTTTGAGTTTCTGGAGTGTGCTTCACCGCTTCAGTATTGATTGAGAATTTTTTAGGAACGAACTTTGCCGGTTTGGCTTTAGAAGGTTTTGTTTCTGCCAACGACTTCTTTAAATTCTTAGCGAAATTTTTCAAAGACTTCTCTGCGATCTTTTTGTCCATGTTTGTCATAAGCGACAAACTGAAAGCATCCGCTTTAAAATACTTCTTAGCAGCTTTTTGGATGTCTTCAGGCTTAAGCGAATAAACTTGTTTCATATATTTACGATAGTGATCGTGGTCACCATAGTAAAACTCATCGCCTCCGGCTTTTCTCGCAATGTTATCCACAGTCTCCATGGAGTAAACTTCGTGGCTTGCAAAATTAGTGATCGCCTTTTGCATTTCCATTGGCGAAGGTGGTTCGTGAATAATGCGAGTCAGCTCTGGAATCATTGCTGACAAAGCCTTATCCAGATTTTCCTGCTCAAGATTAAAAGAAACCGCAAACAATCCATCATCTGGCATTGAATAGCTGAAAGTTCCCACCGAATTTGTTAACGGCTCCCTGATGCGCAAAGTTTGCATCAGGCGAGAAGAATCCCCCTGACCCAAAATGGCTGCCAATACTTCCAGGGCCGCAATGTCCTTGTGCTTAACGTTTGGAATTCTCCAGCTCAAATAGCCCGTTGTTGTTTCGAACTTTGCTTGTTCAATTTTAATACGGATGCTTTTTTGCGCCGGTTCCTTTGTGTGAGATGTTTTGCGCAATTTGAATGGCTCAAAGCCGCCGAACATTTTTTCAACCTTTGTCTTCATCTCCTTGGAATCGAAATCCCCAGCGATAACCAGGAACATGTTCGAAGGGACATAACGACTTTGATAGTATTCACGAATTTTTTTAGCGCTGACTTTATTAACGACCTTATCGTAACCAATTACCGGAATTCCATAAGGATGTTTGCGGAAAATATTTGAAAACAACAGCTGACTTGATCTGCGGCCTGGACTGTCCTGACCACGTTTGATTTCTTCGATCACCACTTCACGCTCGTTATCAATTTCTTGGGGATCAAATGTCGGATAACCCATCATCTCGCTGATGACATCCATCGCGACATCCGTGAATTGTTTTGAAATCGTCACGTAAAAGACTGTTTGGTCAAAGGAAGTATAGGCGTTTAGCTCCCCGCCAGATCCCTCGACCGTAGAGGCAATTTCACCCACTTTGTATTTACGAGTGCCTTTAAAAACCAAGTGCTCGATAAAGTGAGAAATACCCTCTTCGCCCTTTTTCTCGTCAGCAGAGCCTGTTTTCACCCACATTTGAACTGACACCACGGGGGACTTATGACTCTCTAATAAAAGGACTTTTAGACCGTTTTTTAGTTGAAATTTTTTAGACATACTCTAGATAACTCCCATGGCTTTTGGCGTTTACGTTCACATTCCCTACTGTATTCAGCGCTGCACTTATTGTGACTTCGCGACTTATGAGCAAAGTAAGATTTTGCCTCCGGATCAGTACGTCCAATTGCTGTTTGAGGAGATTCGCCAAAAGCATCGCTATTATCAACCTCAAAAGCTAGACACACTTTACTTCGGTGGTGGAACACCCAGTTTGATCCCAGCTCATCTTATTGTAGCCGTCATAAAAGAGTTGGGTAGATATGGCTATACAACTGGACCCGAGACCGAAATCACGATCGAGATCAATCCGGCGACAGTCGACAAAGACAAACTGAAAATGTACATCGACCACGGAGTGAATCGTTTCAGTGTCGGTGCTCAAACTTTTGATGATCGTTTGTTGAAAATGGTTCACCGCGAGCACTCTGCGAAACAGACGCTGGAGACCCTGGACCTTTTGCGGGCCCATAATCTGAATTTTAGCTTTGATATTTTGTTTGCTTTGCCCTCTCAGACTCTTGAAGGCCTCAAAAACGACGTGCGTATCGCTGTTGAACAAGGTGCAAAACATATCAGCCCCTATTGTCTGACAGTTCCTGATGGTCATCCACTTTCCAAAGGCCGGGCTCTTGAGGATGAACAAGTCGATATGTTTGATTTTATCGCGAGCGAATTAACAGGTCGCGGTTTTCAACAATACGAAATTTCTAACTTCGCTATCCCAGGTTATGAATCCCGTCACAACATGTTGTACTGGATTGATCAGCCTTATTGGAGTTTGGGACTAAGTTCTCATTCGTATTCCAAAGAATCCCCGTGGGGGACCCGTTATTGGAATTTGAATTCCATTGGTGAATACAAGAAGCAGATTCTGGAGCACGAAGGCAAAGAGTTTACTTCGCCGTCTTTGCATTTGCCTGAATCCCAAGTCGAGGCCCTGGAAATGCACCAAGCCCTCACGGACTTTTGTCATACTTCGATGCGTTTAATGCGTGGCCTCAATGAGCGCGAGCTTCAGGAGAAATTCCCTGTCGCAGTTTATCATCAGGTTTCAAGTATAATGAGCAAACTGATGGGCAATGGCTGGGTTCAAGCGGACGAAGGGCACTGGTCCTTAACACGAGAAGGCCTTGTTATTAGTAACAAAGTTTTCCAGGAGCTAACCTTCTTAAAAGAAGATGTCTAGGTTCCAAAAATCTGCACCTACCGTAATTGACAATATCTAATGAATACACAATCTTAAGTATTGCGAAAGGATCCCTCATGTCAGAAGAAAACAACTCTCAAAATTCCAATTCTGCGGCATCATCTGAAAATTTCGATGTCTCTTCTGAAATTCAAAAACTTCAAGAACAGGCAGAGAAATATAAAAACGATTTTTTATACCTGCGCGCGGAATTTGAAAACTACAAGCGTAATGCAATCAAAGAACGTTCAGAGTTGATGAAGTACGGTGGCGAGCGCTTTATCCGTGATCTTTTGGATATCGTTGATAATTTCGATCGCGCTCTTCAGGTTAATGTAACCTCTGAAAATATTAATACCTTTAAACAAGGTGTGGAAATGACGGCATCAGAACTTCGCAATCTATTGGTGAAGCATTCTGTGACGGAAATCCCTTCAGAAGGCGTTGCCTTTGACCCAAGCATTCACGAAGCCCTGAGCGCCGAAGCGACTGACAAAGTAGCTCCCGGCCATGTGGCACGCGTGTTTAAAAAACCTTACAAATTGCACGACAAGGTTATTCGCACAGGCCAAGTGGTTGTTGCGAAGAAACCAGAATAAGAGGCTTTGATTGTCTAAGAAGGACTACTACTCCCTTTTAAATGTTTCGCGTACAGCGACTGCGGATGAGATCAAAAAATCATTCCGCAAGCTTGCGATGCAGTATCATCCGGATAAAAATCCTGGCGATAAAAAGGCTGAGGAGAAATTCAAGGAACTCAGCGAAGCATACGAAGTTTTAAGCGATACAAAAAAACGCGAAATGTATGATCAATTTGGCCACGCCGGCCCAGGTTTTGGGGGCGGCGGCGGAGCCGGTGGACCTTTCGGTGGCGCCGGTGGATTCGGTGGTTTTGGCAACAGTGGCGGCTTTGGCGGCGCTGGTGGTGGAGCCGGTGGCGATCCCTTCCAGGATATCTTTGGCGATGTCTTTGGTGATATTTTCGGTGGTGCCCGTGGTGGCCCTGGAGCGGGTGCGCGCACGCGTCGCCCACAAAAAGGTACAGATCTACGCTATACTTTGAATGTTACATTCGAAGAAGCTGCCGTCGGTACTGAAAAAGTAATTAGTTTCATGCGCCAGCGTGGCAACAAAGAAGAATCCGCAAAATTATCTGTTAACGTCCCTGCCGGTGTTAAAGAAGGCCAACGCCTGAAACTTTCGGGCGAGGGCGATGCTGCTGGTGGAAGCGCTGGTGACTTATATGTGATAATCGCCGTTCAAGAGCACCCTTTGTTTAAGCGTGCTGAAAACGATGTGACTCTGGATTTGCCAATCACTTATACCGACGCAATTTTGGGAACTAATATTGAAGTTCCAACTTTGACGGGCAAAGCGATGATTCGCATTCCACCGGGAACTCACTCGGGTCAGAATTTCCGTCTTAAAGGAAAAGGCTTCCCAAAAATTGGCGGTTTTGGCACAGGGGATATGATGGTGCGAATTTTAGTCGACACTCCTCACAATCTTTCCAGCCGACAAAAAGAATTAATTGAAGAATTGGCTAAGTCCGGGGAAGCAACACCCATGGTGAAGGCTTTCCACGAAAAAGTATCTCATTTGATGAGGAATAGAAAATGACATCGAAGCTCGCTCTGATTTTCTCCGCACTTGTAATGGCTTCTTGCACGACCACCACGACAAAGAAAACGGAGATCAAGCAAGCTCCGGTCGCGACTAAGACTAACGGGAAAA
This genomic window contains:
- a CDS encoding lytic transglycosylase domain-containing protein — protein: MIKVNLTTKLDTKKKKFTAGFVMTVVALTGVVALYNSVQMVDTDTLLAETSAPVEKSNEPMVLAADSNAEMDGEATGFNLEIPQFVALDEDTGPIAESGIVENREEILNDYQNLISEEFHIPENLRDRVGFWFDIYTLHNSNKRLIHHSVYPWIVFEVVDTTDIINSDTPKHRWMRNLKADALVKQQVEKTKTALKSLAKKKNLDDLTDDEKRVMEALSRLDGEVKEKAKFALKNIRVQTGQRNFFQEGLEVSPKYLPGMEEIFENYNLPVELTRIPFVESSFNKHAKSKVGASGIWQFMGGTGRKFMVVTDNIDERHSPFKATVAAAQLLKENHMILKRSWPLAITAWNHGPPGIRKGMAKAKSQDLGEIIAKYRTKSFDFASSNFYSEFLGALFAEKYHEEAFKDLNYSEKLNLHTVKLSRSINAKELLRRSKLSEDNFMLFNPDLKKAVRVNAQVPSGFTLMLDDDARDQLKGIVAKATLGKKRKVPKSTTASSEVSLSEPVARDL
- a CDS encoding pitrilysin family protein, giving the protein MSKKFQLKNGLKVLLLESHKSPVVSVQMWVKTGSADEKKGEEGISHFIEHLVFKGTRKYKVGEIASTVEGSGGELNAYTSFDQTVFYVTISKQFTDVAMDVISEMMGYPTFDPQEIDNEREVVIEEIKRGQDSPGRRSSQLLFSNIFRKHPYGIPVIGYDKVVNKVSAKKIREYYQSRYVPSNMFLVIAGDFDSKEMKTKVEKMFGGFEPFKLRKTSHTKEPAQKSIRIKIEQAKFETTTGYLSWRIPNVKHKDIAALEVLAAILGQGDSSRLMQTLRIREPLTNSVGTFSYSMPDDGLFAVSFNLEQENLDKALSAMIPELTRIIHEPPSPMEMQKAITNFASHEVYSMETVDNIARKAGGDEFYYGDHDHYRKYMKQVYSLKPEDIQKAAKKYFKADAFSLSLMTNMDKKIAEKSLKNFAKNLKKSLAETKPSKAKPAKFVPKKFSINTEAVKHTPETQRITLKSGATLLIREQKDTPYVSMKGAFLGGARIEDGTTNGLTELFSRNWLSGSKKFTEDEINHRVDELAAGIGAFGGRNSVGMSMDYLSPFEDKMLEIYTDSLLNPQFPEAILEREKVVQKNQVKSRNDNPSQICVMNFMKEVFKNHPYSRDLLGDDKSISSISQASLRKYYNDVAHAKNLTLCVVGDVDAKKWVKTFEEVTAALPAGKKIENHFPITKVTQNRHVFHELKKEQSHIIVGYQGLTLKSPERYTLEIIQSILSGQGGRLFLELRDKNSLAYSVSPMHMEGIEGGYFGGYIGCSPEKAQKSIQMLKAEFNKLADVKVGEEELTRAQRYLIGRHDIELQRKGTICNAILFDDIYGLDYRESLDVADKYFAITPEDIQKLAQKIFSQPEIISLVGPNDI
- the hemW gene encoding radical SAM family heme chaperone HemW codes for the protein MAFGVYVHIPYCIQRCTYCDFATYEQSKILPPDQYVQLLFEEIRQKHRYYQPQKLDTLYFGGGTPSLIPAHLIVAVIKELGRYGYTTGPETEITIEINPATVDKDKLKMYIDHGVNRFSVGAQTFDDRLLKMVHREHSAKQTLETLDLLRAHNLNFSFDILFALPSQTLEGLKNDVRIAVEQGAKHISPYCLTVPDGHPLSKGRALEDEQVDMFDFIASELTGRGFQQYEISNFAIPGYESRHNMLYWIDQPYWSLGLSSHSYSKESPWGTRYWNLNSIGEYKKQILEHEGKEFTSPSLHLPESQVEALEMHQALTDFCHTSMRLMRGLNERELQEKFPVAVYHQVSSIMSKLMGNGWVQADEGHWSLTREGLVISNKVFQELTFLKEDV
- the grpE gene encoding nucleotide exchange factor GrpE, giving the protein MSEENNSQNSNSAASSENFDVSSEIQKLQEQAEKYKNDFLYLRAEFENYKRNAIKERSELMKYGGERFIRDLLDIVDNFDRALQVNVTSENINTFKQGVEMTASELRNLLVKHSVTEIPSEGVAFDPSIHEALSAEATDKVAPGHVARVFKKPYKLHDKVIRTGQVVVAKKPE
- a CDS encoding DnaJ C-terminal domain-containing protein, producing the protein MSKKDYYSLLNVSRTATADEIKKSFRKLAMQYHPDKNPGDKKAEEKFKELSEAYEVLSDTKKREMYDQFGHAGPGFGGGGGAGGPFGGAGGFGGFGNSGGFGGAGGGAGGDPFQDIFGDVFGDIFGGARGGPGAGARTRRPQKGTDLRYTLNVTFEEAAVGTEKVISFMRQRGNKEESAKLSVNVPAGVKEGQRLKLSGEGDAAGGSAGDLYVIIAVQEHPLFKRAENDVTLDLPITYTDAILGTNIEVPTLTGKAMIRIPPGTHSGQNFRLKGKGFPKIGGFGTGDMMVRILVDTPHNLSSRQKELIEELAKSGEATPMVKAFHEKVSHLMRNRK